In the genome of Saprospira sp. CCB-QB6, one region contains:
- the dnaJ gene encoding molecular chaperone DnaJ, with amino-acid sequence MAQKRDYYEVLGVDRNVDKAQLKKAYRKVAMKYHPDRNPDNPEAEEKFKEAAEAYEVLNDDQKRAAYDRYGHAGVNQGAGPGGAGGFSMEDIFSQFSDIFGGGGGGGFDFFGQQQGGRGRRAAGGQKGSNLRIRVGLTLEEIAKGAKKKIKVKKYVNCQSCGGSGAKDSSSIKTCSGCNGSGYVRKVQNTFLGQMQTTVACPQCNGSGKSITSKCTSCKGEGRTYGEETLELEIPAGVSEGMQLSMSGKGNSGMNGGPAGDLLINIQEKEHELFARDGNNIHYELDVNFADLVLGTAVEVPTLTGKVKVTLPAGTEGGKVFRLRGKGLPSLRGYGQGDQLIHVKVWVPQNISSEERRALEKMRDSKNFIPNAKEKGGRKGFLDRLRDVFGGN; translated from the coding sequence ATGGCGCAGAAAAGAGATTATTATGAAGTGTTGGGCGTAGATCGGAATGTGGATAAGGCGCAACTCAAAAAAGCCTACCGCAAGGTGGCTATGAAATACCACCCTGACCGCAATCCCGATAACCCCGAGGCAGAAGAAAAATTTAAGGAAGCAGCAGAAGCCTATGAGGTGCTCAATGATGACCAAAAACGTGCAGCTTACGACCGCTACGGTCATGCTGGCGTTAATCAAGGAGCTGGACCAGGTGGTGCAGGGGGCTTCTCTATGGAGGATATTTTCTCTCAATTTAGCGACATCTTTGGTGGTGGCGGCGGAGGAGGTTTCGACTTCTTTGGCCAACAGCAAGGCGGCCGCGGCCGCAGAGCAGCCGGTGGCCAAAAAGGCTCTAATCTCCGTATTCGCGTTGGCCTGACCCTAGAAGAAATTGCTAAGGGAGCCAAAAAGAAGATTAAGGTCAAGAAATATGTAAATTGCCAAAGCTGTGGCGGCTCTGGGGCCAAAGATAGCAGCTCAATCAAGACTTGTAGCGGCTGTAATGGTAGCGGATATGTCCGCAAGGTGCAAAATACCTTCTTGGGCCAAATGCAAACCACGGTCGCTTGCCCCCAATGTAACGGCTCTGGAAAAAGCATTACCAGCAAATGTACAAGCTGTAAAGGCGAAGGCCGTACCTATGGCGAAGAAACCCTAGAACTCGAAATCCCCGCTGGCGTATCAGAAGGAATGCAACTTTCTATGAGCGGCAAAGGGAATTCTGGCATGAACGGTGGCCCCGCAGGCGATCTACTCATCAATATCCAAGAAAAGGAACATGAGCTCTTTGCCCGCGATGGCAACAATATTCACTATGAACTAGATGTCAATTTTGCCGACCTAGTACTAGGTACCGCTGTCGAAGTGCCCACCCTAACCGGTAAGGTGAAAGTTACCCTACCCGCCGGAACCGAAGGCGGCAAGGTGTTCCGCCTAAGAGGTAAGGGCCTCCCTTCTCTAAGAGGCTATGGCCAAGGCGACCAACTCATTCACGTCAAAGTTTGGGTGCCTCAAAATATCTCTTCAGAAGAACGCCGCGCCTTAGAAAAAATGCGCGACAGCAAAAATTTCATCCCCAATGCTAAAGAAAAAGGCGGTAGAAAGGGCTTTTTAGACCGTCTCCGTGATGTATTTGGAGGGAATTAG
- a CDS encoding nucleotide exchange factor GrpE: MEEKKQEEQLDPQEEQQQQEEQLQADAQTQEETVKETAAPKDEKEKLAQELAEMKDKYLRIYAEFDNFRKRNAREKLQLIQTAAADTIKSLLPVLDDFDRAVKAGQDLDDGIMLIYEKMKKALAQKGLEEMESTGQAFDPDFHEALTKVPAPTEELKGKVIDTVEKGYILNEKIIRYAKVVVGQ; encoded by the coding sequence ATGGAAGAAAAGAAGCAGGAGGAACAACTAGATCCTCAGGAGGAGCAACAGCAGCAAGAAGAACAGTTGCAAGCAGATGCACAAACTCAAGAGGAGACTGTAAAGGAAACCGCAGCCCCCAAAGATGAAAAAGAAAAACTGGCCCAAGAATTAGCCGAAATGAAGGATAAATACCTGCGTATTTATGCCGAATTCGACAACTTCAGAAAACGCAACGCCAGAGAAAAATTGCAGCTCATCCAAACTGCCGCAGCCGATACCATCAAGTCGCTCTTGCCTGTACTCGACGATTTTGATCGGGCCGTAAAAGCAGGCCAAGACCTAGACGATGGCATTATGCTCATCTATGAAAAAATGAAAAAAGCCTTGGCCCAAAAAGGATTGGAAGAAATGGAATCTACTGGCCAAGCCTTTGATCCCGATTTCCACGAAGCCCTCACTAAAGTGCCCGCTCCCACAGAAGAGCTCAAGGGCAAAGTGATTGATACGGTGGAAAAAGGATACATTTTGAATGAAAAAATCATCCGCTACGCCAAGGTTGTAGTGGGCCAATAA
- a CDS encoding outer membrane beta-barrel protein, whose product MRLNILCFLALWIGALQLQAQSSDYQNRFSASIIAGINMAQIDGDEAAGYTKPGLNIGARGTARLAPIWDLGVEILFSQQGSQSPSLQGAPRNFYLHLNNIEVPVLIFLKDWEVSTDGKDSYHRMHFGAGLSYNRILNATVEINGQDDPAVIDKFRKDYVMLMADLTFYITKNWGINARWQRAPMNIRKDTYFNPYMFSLRAIFTL is encoded by the coding sequence ATGCGACTTAATATCTTATGCTTTCTTGCCTTATGGATTGGAGCGCTACAGCTTCAGGCGCAATCTTCAGATTATCAGAATCGCTTTTCGGCTAGTATTATAGCGGGGATCAATATGGCCCAAATAGATGGGGATGAGGCTGCAGGCTATACCAAGCCCGGCCTAAACATTGGGGCTAGGGGAACGGCCCGTTTGGCGCCTATTTGGGACCTAGGCGTAGAGATTCTTTTTTCTCAGCAAGGCAGCCAGTCGCCTTCTCTTCAGGGGGCGCCCCGCAACTTCTACCTACATCTTAATAATATAGAGGTGCCAGTCCTCATCTTTCTCAAAGATTGGGAGGTCTCTACAGATGGGAAGGACAGCTACCACCGCATGCACTTTGGGGCGGGACTTTCCTATAATCGCATCCTCAATGCCACGGTAGAAATCAATGGGCAAGATGATCCTGCCGTAATTGATAAGTTCCGCAAGGATTATGTCATGCTAATGGCCGATCTGACCTTTTATATCACCAAAAACTGGGGCATCAATGCTCGTTGGCAGCGGGCTCCGATGAACATCCGCAAGGATACTTATTTCAATCCCTATATGTTTAGCCTGCGGGCCATCTTTACGCTCTAA